AAGCTCGGGAGGTCGGAGCCCACAGAAAGCGCAACAGCACGCGGGCGGCTGGAAAATCGATGCCTCGGTTTGTGGCTGCTGGAAGTGGCTCCCGCGCCTCGGGGAGGTGTCACCAGCCCCCGCCCTGGCTCACCCCGATCCCTCGGTGTCGCTTAAGGCTTCCATGCCTTggggaggtgtccccaggtacTGCTCCAGCTCAACTGGACCACCTGAGTGTCACTCATTTCTCCCGTGCTTCAGGGAGGTGTCACCAGGCCCTACCCCACTGACCCCGCCGCCCTGGTGTCACTTACCCCTGGCAGTGTCTTCTGCTCGTGCAGGGCACTCTGTGCCTTCAGTGCGGAGTCACGGGCGCAGTAGGTGAGAAAGGCACAGCCTGTGGAGACAGGGAGACAGCATCAGTATCCGGCCTGATATTGCCACAGTgccctgtgcacacagggagctggtggcacagctgaTATGGCACTGTGGTGTCTCAGCATCCTGGCATCCATCACAGTGATTCCCAGCACACCAGCACCCTGGGACTTGATACCCTGGCATCCAGAACGCTGGCCCTGTGGCATCCAGCATCCCAGCACTCTGGCACCCTGGCACCCTGGCACAGCGGCATCCAGAACCCCAGCAACCTGGCATGGTGGCATTCAGCACCTCAGCACCATGGCATCCAGCATCCCAGCACCCTGACATCCTGGCACCCTGACATTCAGCATTCTGGCACCCTGGCAGTCTATAAACTGGGATCTGGCACCCTGGCATGGTGGCATCCATCACCTCAGCACCATGGCACCCAGCAACAAGCACCCTGACGATCTGGCACCATGGCATCCAGCACCCTGGCACTATGGCATCCAGCAGCTCAGTAGCATGGCATCCACCATCCCGTTGCACTGACATCCTGGCCCCATGGCATCCAGCATCCAGCATCCTGGTGCCCTGGTACTCTACACCCAGATGGGCACACACAGGGTCACAGTTCACCCCCAGAACAGGGTAGGAGATGGAACAGCAGGATGAAGGAAAgagccagggaggagcaggcagcacatGGGCAGTGGCACTctggccccagccctggggaaagCCACAGCCCGAGTCCTCCAGGAAGCAGATCTCCAGGTGTTGAGGCTGTGCACCCTCTCTTGCCACCACAGTTCTCCCAGCCTAAGCATCCTCCTTGGGATGAGATTCATGTGGTGAAGGCACTCCGGCTCCTTCGACATCATGGCGCTTTGGAAATCGGGAATACGCCTGGGGTGAGGTTTTCCCACGCTGACTCACGCTGCCGAGCCACTCGCTCGCAGAGCTGGCAGCAACGagagagccctggggacagggtcCGGTCCTCTTCGCTCCGTGTCTCCTGAAGCATTCCTGgtgcctgtgccactgctgcacCGCTCCCTCCCTGAGGGCTCCCCCCCAATTTGCTGGGGTCACATCCAAAAGCATCTGAAAGTGATattaaaacagcagcaaaacagttTCCCTTCaacaaagtaaatatttaatgaataaaattgacattgatgcatttttaatattgGCACAATTAAATCCGCCAGCTGATTAAGTATTAATAACTCTTAATAAGTACAATCAGCGTgcctgggaggagagggagcatGGCGGCAGGGCGGGGGACGCTGCGGGATGGGGTCCCTTGCCCGCCTTGGGGCGTTAGGGACATCTGCCCTCAACGGAGAGCAAGGAGAGATCCCCCTGGATCAATGCTCTCCCGCTGCGGGTGGCAAGGGGAGATCAGCTCAGCAGCTCGCCTCAGTCCCGGTGCCATTTCCAGTGTTTACCATCTGTAATCATGTTGGCTTCCTGCTCTCCgctcttctttctctgtttttttttccctgtttttcctgcagGCGACAATGTAGACGGTGCCCGGGCATTCTGGAGAAGTTGGGAGGGCTGGCGCAGGAGCGGTTCTGCTCTGGAGGCTCGCCGGGAGGGAGGATGCCGTTCAAATTAGAGGAGCGTCCGCAATTAAATCATGCGGCTGGGCCGCAGACGTTGAAGCCCGCGCTGGAGGAAGTGCAGAGGGAGCCTGGAAGGGTGCAAATCCCATTGATCCAGGCACAGAAGcagcttcagagacaagtggaGAAATGCTGGAGGCCAAAAGTGCCAAAACTGATAGAGTCCAGGCAGCTGCCCCATAGCTGAAGGGCATCGACAAGGCAGCAACCACAAACACCAAGTTTTGGCTTCCCAGGAAAGTCCCAGTGAAGCAGGTgctggctgtggcacaggggtTTGGTGACAGCTTGTGGCTCCTGTCTGGGTGACACCTGGGGTGCCTTGACCCTGCTCTGGcgctgcacagcacagctcttggGTGGGGGGTTCCGTGGAGACCTTGGCAGTGCCTGTGTGGCTCCCTGGGTGTGTCACTGCTCCTCATGCTGTGCCACAGGGCCGCAGCACCTGGGACACACTGCAGACATGGCACGTCCCCATCCACAGTGGGGTGTCTGTACCCCAGGggtgctccagctccaggggtGCACAAACTCATGTGGCTGTGCTGATGCCAGACAGGTGCCCCCAAGGCAGGCAGATGTTCTAAAATCCGTTGCagtcctccctgccctgtgatGCTCTGATCCCAGGGGTATCCCCAAGccagacagcagcaccctgaCCCCTGGTGGGTGCTCCCCTCTTCCTCAGGGGTACCCCAATCTTAGGAGGGGCCATATATCCAAACAGTCCATTCTGGGGTGTTCCCACCTCAGGATGCTGTACCTCAAGGTTTCCTCCAACTTAGGAGTACCTTCACCCCAAAGGTTTCCACTCCTTAGGGTGCCCCATACCTATGGATGTAGCCTCCACATCAAGGATATCTTCACCTCAGGTGTAACTCAGCTGAGGGGTGCCCCATATTTGGGTACCCCACCTCAGGGTGTCCCACCTTAGGGACATCTCCATTTCAGGGTTACATCACCTCACAGGTACCCCCATCTCAGAAGTGCCCCATAGCAGTGTCTCTGACCTCAGGCATACTTCCAGATCATGGTGCCCCCTCTCAAAGCATCCCAGCTGTACCTCAGGGTGCTCCACCTCAGGTTATCCCACCCCATGGGTGCCTCCACCTCGGGCATGTCCCACCTTAGAGGTATCCCTGTCTCGGGATGCACCATCTCAGGATGCCCCACACGAGGGGCACCCTCATCTCAGGGCATCCCACCTCAGTGGTGGCCCACACTCAGGTACCAAACCTCAGGTTGTCCCATCTGATGGGGAAGCCACATTTCAGGGGTGCCTTTGCCTCAGGGATATCCTACCTCAGGCTGTGCCATATCAGGGGTGCTCACATTGGGTGCCTTTGCCTCAGGGTGTCCCACTTCAGGAGTATCTTCACCCCAGGGGTCCCCCTATATGCCAGGGTGCTCCATCTCAGTTTATCCCACCACAGGGGTACCACAACTGAGGGGTCCCCACCCTCAGAGCATCCCACCTCAGGGCATCCCACCTGAGGGGTATCCCTGTGTCAGGATGATCCATCTCCAGCTGTCCCACTTGAGGGGTACCTCACCTCAGGGGTATCCCACCTGAGGGACAGGACCTCACCTGGGAGGTTCCCCCCACCTCAGTTTGTCCTGCCTCACAGGTGGTCCATACTTAGGTGCCACATCTCAGTGATGTCCCACCTGAGGGGTCTCCCATCCCAGGATACTCCACCTCAGGATGTCCCACCAGAACAGTACCTCACTGAGGGGTCCCCCATCTCAGGGTGTCCCACCAGAGCAGTATCTCACTGAGGGTCCCCCCAGCCTCAGGGTGTCCCACTATAGCAGTACCTCACTGAGGATCCCCCCCCCCACCTCAGGGTGTCCCACCAGAGTGGTACCTCACTGAAGGGTGTCACCCACACCTCAGGGTGTCCCACCAGAGCGGTACCTCACTGAAGGGTGTCACCCACACCTCAGGGTGTCCCACCAGAGCGGTACCTCACTGAAGGGTGTCACCCACACCTCAGGGTGTCCCACCAGAGCGGTACCTCACTGAAGGGTGTCACCCACACCTCAGGGTGTCCCACCAGAGTGGTACCTCACTGAAGGGTGTCACCCACACCTCAGGGTGTCCCACCAGAGCGGTACCTCTCTGAGGATCCCCCCCCACCTCAGGACATCCCACTAGAACAGTACCTCACTGAGGATCCCCCCCCACCTCAGGGTGTCCCACTAGAACAGTACCTCACTAAGGATCCCCCCCATCTCAGGGTGTCCCACCAGAACAGTAGCTCACTGAGGGTGTCCCACCACAGCAGTACCTCACTGAGGGTGCTCCCCACCTCAGGACATCCCACCATAGTGGTACCTCACTGAGGATCCCCCCCACCCCAGCGTGTCCCACCTCACCTCAGGACAGCCCCCACACCTGGGTGTCCCACATCAGGGCATCCCACCCGGGGGGTGCCCCGGCCCGCCGCCCCCGCACCTTTGTGCATGCCGGTGAAGCGATCCTTGAGCACGGTGAGCTCGTAGATGCGGCCGAACTCCTCGAAGAGCGGCTTGAGGTCGCTCTCCTCCAGGTTGCGCGGAATCTGCCCCACGAACAGCTTGATGGCGTCGTGGTCCTTCATGGCGATGGCGCCGGGCGGGCGGCTCAGCCCGTTCACCCGGCCGCTGTTCGCGGTGCTGaacgccgcccccgccgcctcgcccgccgccgccgccgccatggccCGTtccgcgccccgccccgcccgacCGGCACCGCTCGGCACCGCCCGGCACCGCTCGGCACCGCTCGGCACCGCTCGGCTCGCCTCGGCACCGCTCGGCACCGCCCCGCTCGGCACctctcggctcggctcggctcggcccgcGCCCGCCAGCGGGCCCGTGACGTCAGCCGGACGGCCCCGCCCAGGGGTGCTGTATTAGCATAATGAGGGGGCGGTGGCCAATCAGAACCGCGGGGCGGAAAGAGGGGCGGGGCGCGTCCCGGCTCCGCCCACTGCTGCGCCCTGCCGGGCTCACCCCGGACCCCCCCGCTCGTCACCCTCCCGTCCATTGCCCCCCGTGTCTCCCCGTTCGGCCCCTGTCACCCCGTCACCCCCATGATCCCCATGATCCCGATCATCCTCCATCAGCCCCCATCATTACCATCACACACCCCCCCGCACCCCCCCACCACCAGAATCCTTATCACCCCCCATCACCTCCCAACATCTCCATAACCCCTATCACCACCATCACCCCCACCACCTCCATCACCCTCCCCCATCATCCCCATCCTCCCCATCACCTCCCATCACCCCCCACCATCTCCATCACCCCCATCCTCTCCATCACCCCCGgtctccctccccatccctcccatcaCTTCCTATGACCCCCATCACCCCCTGTCATGCCCCGCCAACCCCCATCCCCCTCATATCCCCCCATGTACCCCCTTTCTCCTCATCCCTCATCACCCCCATGACCACCTAtgtccctccctttcccccatcaTCCCTCACCATCCCGCCTCCAGTCCCTCGCCCCCCTCCATCCCCCTTTTGCCCCATCATCCCCCCaaccccagccagggctgtccaaggagcagagcagcctcccaCCTTCCTCCCTGCCGCCCTTTAGTAGCATCCAGACTTaacccctctctgctccccaccTCAGAGCAAGGTTTAAACACACAGAACAGGCTCAAAAAGGGTCAATTTGGACACTTTGTTGAGTTTTTCGCCTCCATGGACCCCACACTGCCCCTAttgctccctggggctgccccagaagggggaggaggagagcacttccctcctgcatcccacGTCACTCCGAAAGATCTGTAATTAGACTGAGCAGCTTTAATACCTGGTGTTGtcgttaattaattaattagtcccaaagcagcagccaggtgggggGAAGCCTGGCTTCCCCAGCGCGCTGCCTCGGGTGTGCAGGGGCTTGTGAGTGTGGGAAGGGGTGTGAGCGTGTGCGACCgtgcacatgtgtgtgtgaGCACGTGTGCAAGCATGTGCAAGTCTGCACAAACATGTGCATGTGTGTTCAAGCGTGTGCAGGAACATACAGGGGCTGCAAGAGTGCACACGTGTGTGTAAGTGTGTGCAAGGGCATGCACAGCACATGGGTGTGAGTCTGGGCAATGATGTGTGGGGGTATTTGCacgtgtgtgcatgtgtgtgcaagTGTGTACAGGAATGTATGGGCTTGCAAGGACCCACATGCACACGTGTGCAATGGCTTATATGCACATGTGTGCAAGGACTCCCTCGCTCATGAgtggaagtgtgtgtgtgtacataggAGTGCAAGTATGTGCATGAGGGACACACATGCACATGTGTGCAAGTGTGCAGGGATCCATATGCACAGGTGTGCAGGCACATGCACAAGTGTATGCACCTATATGCACATGTGTGCAAGCTTGTGCATGAGTGCATGTGTGCAAGGACCCACATGCATGTGTGAACGAGTGCatttgtgcatgtgtgtgagTGCACACGTGCAAGGGCCCTTAATGCATGTGTGTTCAATGACCCTTATGTGTGTGTGCACGAGTGGATGTGAGGACCCACAACCACGTGTGTGCAAATGTGTGCTCACAAGCAGACACACGTTTACAAGCGCACACACACACGATGCCCACAGTGCACACGTGTttacaagcacacacacacacacacgatgCCCACAGTGCACACGTGTttacaagcacacacacacgATGCCCACAGTGCACATGTGTttacaagcacacacacacacacacaatgtcCACGGTGCACACGTGTttacaagcacacacacacgATGCCCACGGTGCACACGTGTTTACAAGCACACACATTACACACCCCGAGTATTTACACCTTGCACACACACTTGCAGGCACACACCCGATGCACACACGTGTTTACAAGCACTCACACGCGCCATGCACACAGGTGCCCGCCGCTGCAAGCGTGTCCCAATAAACTCCCCTGGCTGGTCCCAGTGCCCACGGGTGGGTTTGGGACGTGTGGAGCACAATCCTGCCGGAATCCGGGGGCTTGGCGGCTGCTCCTCGCCGCCgcttgggtttatttttaaacccgTTGGCCCCGAGTGATTCACACGCTGcctgttccctgttccctgctcccCGGCAAGTTTTACACGACCAAAATAGATGTTCTGGAAGGAACGGGCCACCCGGCAAAGCCGCGGCGGGGAGAGCGGGGCACTCCCGGGATCCCGGCCCCTGCGAGGCTGGAAACGTCACTGATCCACCTCCATGAGGGTGGGTTTGGGAAAATGCTGGTGCAGACACCCTGGGAAATGGGATCATGGGTGATGTTTAACCTGGATCACAATACCAGGCTTCAGTGGAAGGTGCAATGTTGATGGGTCCTCCGCGGGTATCCCAAGCGCTGGGGGCTCTCACACCTGGCTGTGGGGGAAAGGGAGCCCAGCAAGGCAGAAGGGAGGGTGGAAtgagggcagggaatgggataGCATCATCTGTGGGAACAGAGCAACATTCTTGGGAACAGAGCACCCTTCCCAGGGTCAGGGTCCTgcttgccccatccctgctagcagcagctccctgcagtgaCAAAAGCACCCAGCCAAGGTACCATGTTACAGcacactggggagaaaaaaaaaaggaaaaaaaatctgacttgTAAAAATAGGAGGCAGTAATAACTGTTAATtcactatttttaatttcaagttcAGTCATGAAAGGTTTCCAGCCATAACAGTGCATCTCACTCACTTAAGACCAAGACACACATACAACAGTCCCAGCCAGCAGGGATTTCTCCCTGACAGATTCCCTGCTTTCAGCTGAATGCCGTTTCCAGCACGGCAATCCCAGCCATGGAAGGACAACAATCAcgcctgtcccagctctgtgggacagcagcaccactggtTTCTTCTCCAAGGAAAACATCATTGAAACCAATCCCTCTGGATGGAGGAGACCTGGAGCTGGGCTCCCCACCCTGAGAAtaacagagcaggaggaggatggtCAGCTGGCCAAATCCCAGGCAGAGGTGACAGCCTGAAGAGCTGAGCAGAGATTTTGTAGTATCCATGCACCACTCAGCAGATTTGCAAGGGCTCCTCAGAGAGGCTCCAGGGTGTCATCTGCTGAGGAAAAGTCAGAGGAGGTGGCAGCAACCAGGGTTTAGGGCAGCAGAGGTGGTGCCTTGCAGGCCAGGCCATCAGAGGAGAGAtaagggacaaggacaggaccCCACAGCACAATGTGACTGCAGAAGCAaaccctgggacagcagcagaggctaAGCACAGTTCATCCAGCTGAGCAGGCACCCTGCAaactccagagctgccaggacGATGCTTCTCCACCAGCATCTCTGGAGCAAGCCCTACCCATCTCCTGCTAACCCTTGCACAGTGTCCCAAGCCCCAGATGAGCAGGAATAGGcagctttttcctctttggGGTCATTTATTTAtagatttaaagaaataaaaatagaaaaagaggtAAAAAGTGCATGCCGAGGCAAAAGAAATGTTCATTGGAATGAAGCCAGAGCAGAAGGTGGGGTGGCAAGGGGTCCCTCTGCCCTTCTGAGGGGGGAACATTCCTCCTGCAtgcacagagacagggcagtgGGGCTCTCCCTTCAAACCCCGCCAAATTCATGCTCACAGTATCCGACGTAGAGAGGCTGTGCCTGGACACCACGCCTGGGAAGAGAACAGAAGGATGGCATCAGGGAGAGGCACAGGCAGAGACACCACCAGCTCTGAGGGCTTccagtggcacagggtggcTGTGGGTGCCCCGTTTCAGGTGTGACAAGGAGGGAGTGGTTTTCATCCTGTGCTTATAAACTCAGTTTTTTGCTCATGTGTGGGAGCACGGGGTGAGGACAGGTTTCCTGGGgaagctggtgctgcaggaggagtgGCAAGAGCTGACAAGTCCCCTCCTTCCTCAGCACAAAGCCCTCTCCTCGCCAGAGCCACCAGCCTACGCCAGCAGCAGGAGCGCTCTTCCAGCGCTGCACAAAGCAGGCTCTGCCcacacacaggcagcacaaaaACCAGGGCTTTCCAGAGGAACAAGGGTCATTTTGCAcccttctccctcctgccctcccagggttgagcccagagcagcagggcaagggcagGTGCCCCAGGATGGTTACCCCAGCAGCGTGCAGCGGAACTCCGCCAGCCGGGCGTATGCGTCCTGCACGTTCCCAACAGTCTCATTGCTCCAGAGTCTTTCAGCTACGGCCCCAGCTCTTGGCCTTGAAGACAAGAGACAGGCAGTCAGGACAAGGGGGAGCTCAGAAGATTCTTACATGAAGCCCTGAACTCCCAAGCACTTTCCTAATCAGTGTCCTTCCACACACAAAGGCTTCAGAGTATCCCAAGATCTGTTCCCTGTTCCCGGACACGTGCCCATCAGGAGCAGACCAGGGTGACAGCACAGAAGGCTGTTAAACACAACCTGGTTGCAGCAGCAGGTTGTTACAGCCTTGCAAACTCCCATTTCAGCCCCAGTGAAGCTGTtaccagcacagggaggacagggacaggcaccacGTGCAGATCAAACCCATGAGTTCAGCACATGACACTCGGTGGCAAAGAAAAGGGATGCAAGCCCAGCCTCACACAACCCAAGTGACCTCCCCGTGGCCTCCCTTACCAGAGCCTGGGGGTCAGGTTGGTGACATCCACATATTCACCCCACATGCAGGCCTCGCCACCGATCACCAGGGCcttctgctcagggctgcctgTGGAGGGGACAGCAAAACAGCCACTCCTGGCACTACATCTGAGTGCTAAGGCAGCTGCCATGCAGAAAGGGGACACAAGGAACACACCTTCAAACATCAAGGGCTCCACCTTATAGGCTTCTATCCAGTCCTGCCCGTAGGAGATGCGGTTGAGGTACCAgggtgcagagagcagagccctgtagCCAGACCTGGTGACATTGGCTATCTCGTTCAGGTACTGCAGGTTGTTCTCCTTCCACACGTGGATGATGGTGTCAGGCCTCAGCTGAGGAGCACAGGTGAACACAGGGCAGGGATCAGTGCAGTGACAGAAGCATCACCTGCTCCCCTGAGCAGAGTGCACTGACCCCTCCACACCCCCAAAAGGAAGCTGAAGCAGACTTGGGCTTGATATTTGAGCCACTTCCCATCTGGTTTGCAGGAACAACAGGAGGGATAAGGCCATTTGCAGAGTGTCCTGGGCAGGGTTAAAACCTGCATCCTAGAGCAAGCAGAGCATTGGCAGCAGTGTGACAAAGCCATGATGAGGACAGCTCACTGGTAACACCATCTTGAGACCAACCACAGTCCCATTACAGAGTAACACCcaccagccccagagcacaccAGTGTGTCAGGGGGGATGCTGGCACTGctcaccccagcacagccccccagAGCACACCAGTGTGTCAGGGGGGATGCTGGCACTGTtcacccagcacaggcagctctcaCCTTCACGTCGTTGTCAAACACCTCCTGCCATACAATATAACCTTTGCCAAGGGAAGAGACGATGTCCAGAAGCCTAGAGTGGGAAAAGTACCAAGGTTTGGGTGATCTCACTGATTCCCTCTTTGGTGGTTACATACAGGCTAAGGAGTAGCACAGATATTCCCAACACCCTCAGCAGGATGTGGAGGTGCTTCTgaaggaggagagaaagagcACAGCACCTTATGGGGCTTCTTTCTcctcagccccaggaggggctttTTTGTGGTCAATCTCCCACTAAAATGTTCCCTTTTGGGCTCAGGGAGACATGACCAACAGGGAAGCTCCTGGAAAGGACAtctggtgtccccaggacagAAGACATTTGAGCTGGTGACACAGTGCAGCAGCAGGCCCTGGATGCCCTGTCCTTACCTCTGGATGTAGAAAGACTCTAATTTTTTGTAATCTTCACCAAGGCCCATCTCAACCATGAAAGCACGGATTTCTGGATTGGATTTCCTGTGCaccaaagagaagaaataaaaccattGTAACCTGAGCTCTGCAGTAAGGTCAAGGCATGGTCAAGTCCCTCCCACAACAGTCCAAGGCTTGCCCAGGTAttccagagctgtggctggaccagcaccagcaccagcagctccctaTATTCAGCATCACCATGAgcacagaaatcccaaaaatcccaagcaCCACCACTACCCCTGgcctgggagagcaggacacCAAAGCTCATGATCAAGAAGCCACAGGCTGGGACTCCAATCCCAAATACTTGCCCCCAGCCCCCATCCAGACTGATCTCAAACTCACCAGCACGTGAAATCTACCTCATCACCACCAAGGTGGAGAAAGAAGTCTGGGAACACAGTGCTGACCTCTTGGAACAACCTGGTCACAAACTGGTAGGTGCTGTTAACAATGGGGTTGATGGGCCCATAGACTCCAGAAGGAGCCTTGCCCATATAGCAGGGAGTCAGGAGGCCTGGAGCACCTGATGATAACAAATGCAGGATGGTGAGGAAGGGGCAATTCCCTCTACAGTTCCACTCAGCACAACTTAGGGCCTGTCAGGGGACAAGGAAGGAGGGACAGCCACAGTTCCAGCTGTgaccacacacacagagaatttTAACATGGGCCCTGGCATTTGGaggcagggaaagaagagaaaaaaccaaTGGAATGTTTTCCTGGAGCTTCTTGCACTTTTAGACATAGGAGACACAGTTCCTGGAGTAGATAGCAGTGTGTCAGGACTGGGACACAGCTGAGCAGATCAAGGAAGCTTGGCCAGCTGTACCCTCAGTTACACAAGAACCTTGCAATAAGCCATAGTGTTAGTTTTGATAGAGCAGATGCTCccacaaaaaaatcacccagCTTGGACCCaagaaaatatggaaatgtGGAAATGTTTCCCTTTGAATTTTGCTCTTGAAGTTGGATCACTGGGCCCCACATCCCCCAAATAATGGTTTGCTCCTCATCAAAGCCAGCCTGTGGGACActgctgctcacacccagcTTTTAGGGTCCAGATTGCAGCACCCATTCCTgcccctgggacagctccaagtctcctcagagcagcagcagcaggcagggtgtGCTCCTCACCTGGCCCCCAGGAGAGGGTGTGGCCGGGGGTGTCGAACTCGGCGATGACTCTGATGCCGCGCAGCCGGGCGTACTCGATCACGCTGCGCACGTCACTGGCTGTGTACACGTGGGTCATGGCATTGAAGGCTCCCTGGGACACAGGAAAGCTCAGTGCCTTgctcaggagcagaggcagggatCTGCTCACCTGAGCTGGGCTTTACATGGTGATCATTACCTGcttgctgagctctgggaatgTGGAACTCTCATAGGGGAAAGATGGGTCATCCACAATGTGCCAGTGAAAGACATTGAACTTGTTGTAAGCCATGACGTCCTGGGAAGGAACAGGACAAAGATGAAACATGTCCCATCCCTTCTGAAAGGTCACCCAGCTTGCCACAGATAGAGAACAAGGTCCTCCAGCTCCAGAAGGACAAGGCAGAGTCTCCCTAGATGCT
The sequence above is a segment of the Molothrus aeneus isolate 106 chromosome 13, BPBGC_Maene_1.0, whole genome shotgun sequence genome. Coding sequences within it:
- the HEXA gene encoding beta-hexosaminidase subunit alpha, yielding MAAAREVQLSLLRLLLLPPLLLPGPAGAVWPQPQAQSFPPGGGRCPVLARGFRFAVADGSAVGPGCAVLDAAFQRYWPLLFGRPTENEPSWETPCTKLLVYVSTPGCDGFPSLDSNESYKLSVSKGSMLLSAETIWGALRGLETFSQLVGRDENGTYYINETEIVDFPRFPHRGLLLDTSRHYLPLKAILETLDVMAYNKFNVFHWHIVDDPSFPYESSTFPELSKQGAFNAMTHVYTASDVRSVIEYARLRGIRVIAEFDTPGHTLSWGPGAPGLLTPCYMGKAPSGVYGPINPIVNSTYQFVTRLFQEVSTVFPDFFLHLGGDEVDFTCWKSNPEIRAFMVEMGLGEDYKKLESFYIQRLLDIVSSLGKGYIVWQEVFDNDVKLRPDTIIHVWKENNLQYLNEIANVTRSGYRALLSAPWYLNRISYGQDWIEAYKVEPLMFEGSPEQKALVIGGEACMWGEYVDVTNLTPRLWPRAGAVAERLWSNETVGNVQDAYARLAEFRCTLLGRGVQAQPLYVGYCEHEFGGV